CCAGTCGGCTCGCAGGAACCAGAATGCCAGCGCCCAGCACAGGGCCGCACCGGCGTAGAAAACCGCGACACCCCATTGGACCCGTTTTCCGAGCCTCAGGGCGCTGGATCGGATTCCGACCAGCGCATCGTCCTCGCGATCCTGCAGGGCGTAGATCGTGTCGTATCCGATGACCCAGAGCGCCGCCCCGGCATACATCGCGAGGACCGCGTCCCAGTTGTCCCACCGGAATTGCGTCCATCCGACCAGCAGGCCCCATGTGAAGA
The nucleotide sequence above comes from Bremerella sp. JC817. Encoded proteins:
- a CDS encoding UbiA family prenyltransferase — translated: ARPVASGRISTRLAWGWLFVLCALGLLVLLQLRTEAQLVALGSLALVAAYPFMKRITWWPQAWLGLVFTWGLLVGWTQFRWDNWDAVLAMYAGAALWVIGYDTIYALQDREDDALVGIRSSALRLGKRVQWGVAVFYAGAALCWALAFWFLRADW